In one Prosthecochloris aestuarii DSM 271 genomic region, the following are encoded:
- a CDS encoding DUF4878 domain-containing protein, producing the protein MIQIKPFSRLAVLLFFVLAACAQSPESAARKFTENLAKGNLSEAKKYATEPTGQMLDFAGSIGVMPVDTDFTFIFISKSVEGDQASIIYKSSPDGPEETIDLVKIDGAWKVHMQHRK; encoded by the coding sequence ATGATCCAGATCAAACCGTTTTCCCGTCTGGCCGTGCTGCTTTTCTTTGTTCTTGCCGCTTGTGCCCAGAGCCCGGAATCGGCAGCACGCAAGTTTACCGAAAACCTTGCCAAAGGAAATCTTTCCGAGGCTAAAAAATATGCGACGGAGCCGACAGGGCAGATGCTTGATTTTGCCGGTTCGATAGGCGTTATGCCGGTCGATACTGATTTCACCTTCATATTTATCAGCAAGAGCGTGGAGGGGGACCAGGCCAGCATTATCTACAAGTCCTCTCCTGATGGTCCGGAGGAAACCATTGATCTGGTGAAAATCGACGGGGCATGGAAAGTGCATATGCAGCATCGCAAGTAG
- the nhaA gene encoding Na+/H+ antiporter NhaA, which produces MTTDHQANAEITRLPKEFLDRLAKPFTHFLHIEAAGGAILLLFTVAALVLSNSPWAHMFEQAWKTKIGLQLDSLEYARSLREWINDGLMTLFFFLVALELKRELVLGELNKPRMAMLSISAALGGMIFPAAIYLTLQSGQPGEHGWGTVMATDTAFVIGCMALLGSRIPQSLRVFMLSLAIVDDIGSILVVAIGYSSNISWGALAVAALGVVIVRAIAMLGFRSFPPYILIGGMIWLAIDTSGIHATITGVILGLMTPARRWVSADRLYAILDQVVAHPHGGARGSADTKDRQTLQVAEIAARETLSPVERLEIALHPWIGFCIMPLFAFANAGLPLSLSDLGNSVSIAVFAGFVLGKPLGILSFSWLAVRTHIAMRPPELSWRLIAGGSLLGGIGFTMALFIANIAFDNSVITSAKLGIFLASIFSATAGLSMLRWFPASGKPAQ; this is translated from the coding sequence ATGACGACTGATCATCAGGCAAATGCAGAAATAACCCGGCTGCCGAAGGAATTCCTTGATCGGCTTGCCAAACCCTTTACGCACTTCCTGCACATCGAAGCTGCCGGCGGAGCGATTCTTCTCCTGTTCACGGTTGCTGCACTGGTTCTTTCGAACTCACCGTGGGCTCACATGTTTGAACAAGCATGGAAAACCAAAATAGGGCTTCAACTTGATTCGCTGGAGTATGCACGTTCTCTGCGAGAGTGGATCAACGATGGTTTGATGACGCTTTTTTTCTTTCTTGTCGCGTTAGAGCTCAAGCGAGAGTTGGTTCTCGGCGAGTTGAACAAACCGCGCATGGCGATGCTGTCAATTTCTGCCGCTCTGGGAGGGATGATCTTTCCAGCGGCAATCTATCTGACTCTGCAATCAGGACAACCCGGTGAGCATGGCTGGGGCACCGTCATGGCTACCGACACGGCATTTGTTATCGGCTGCATGGCTCTTCTGGGATCGCGCATTCCTCAAAGCTTACGGGTGTTTATGCTCTCATTGGCGATCGTTGACGATATCGGCTCCATTCTGGTCGTCGCTATCGGATACAGCAGCAACATTTCATGGGGAGCGTTGGCTGTTGCGGCTCTTGGCGTCGTAATCGTGCGTGCGATAGCAATGCTGGGCTTCCGCAGTTTTCCACCCTACATCCTGATCGGCGGGATGATCTGGCTTGCTATTGATACGTCCGGAATACATGCAACCATCACCGGAGTAATACTCGGGTTAATGACACCTGCGAGGCGCTGGGTCAGTGCCGATCGTTTATACGCCATATTGGACCAGGTCGTTGCGCATCCACATGGCGGCGCCCGGGGCAGCGCAGACACAAAGGATCGGCAGACCTTGCAGGTAGCCGAAATTGCCGCACGCGAAACGCTCTCTCCTGTCGAACGCCTTGAGATTGCGCTCCACCCATGGATCGGCTTTTGTATCATGCCGCTGTTTGCATTTGCCAACGCCGGTTTACCACTATCGTTGAGCGATCTCGGCAACTCGGTCAGCATCGCGGTTTTTGCAGGTTTCGTACTCGGCAAACCTCTTGGCATTCTGTCCTTCAGCTGGCTGGCAGTGCGCACGCACATCGCCATGCGTCCACCGGAACTCAGTTGGAGACTGATCGCTGGCGGCAGCCTTCTCGGCGGAATCGGCTTCACCATGGCGCTGTTTATTGCCAATATAGCGTTCGACAACAGTGTGATCACCAGCGCCAAACTTGGGATCTTCCTCGCATCCATCTTTTCCGCAACCGCAGGTCTCTCAATGTTGAGATGGTTCCCTGCATCCGGCAAACCCGCTCAATAA
- a CDS encoding single-stranded DNA-binding protein, with translation MADLKMPEINSVVIAGNLTKDPVFRQTNSGGTPVVNFSIACNRRFRDSNHQWQEDVCYVGVVAWNKLAESCRDNLRKSSAVLVDGELQSRTWKAQDGSSRTVVEIKARRIQFLNKKRKNGEDDELEGFVEDDHHDHDLHADEEPGHIYEYKYLSSD, from the coding sequence ATGGCCGATTTAAAGATGCCGGAAATAAATAGTGTCGTCATAGCGGGGAATTTGACAAAAGATCCTGTCTTTCGACAGACCAATTCAGGCGGAACGCCCGTTGTCAACTTCTCTATTGCCTGTAACAGACGGTTTCGTGACAGTAACCATCAGTGGCAGGAGGATGTATGCTATGTCGGTGTTGTCGCATGGAATAAACTGGCTGAAAGCTGCAGGGATAATCTCAGGAAGAGTTCTGCTGTACTTGTCGACGGTGAGCTGCAGAGTCGTACCTGGAAAGCCCAGGACGGTTCTTCAAGAACTGTTGTAGAAATCAAAGCCCGGAGGATCCAGTTCCTCAACAAGAAACGGAAAAACGGTGAGGATGATGAACTCGAAGGATTTGTCGAGGATGACCATCATGATCATGATCTCCATGCCGACGAAGAACCCGGGCATATCTATGAGTATAAATATCTTTCTTCCGACTGA
- the rpsF gene encoding 30S ribosomal protein S6, with product MSQKKLYECTVIINGGLEDDAIESAMAEVRNVITSTGSDIDNVLEVGRRKMAYPISKQTIGSYAHIEFNAEASVIAGIEKAFRYDENILRFLIIQLSSPVLEMRKRVEKYSVVIGSPEDQISEEQQNAGNE from the coding sequence ATGAGTCAGAAAAAACTTTACGAATGTACTGTCATCATCAATGGCGGTCTCGAAGACGATGCTATCGAAAGTGCGATGGCAGAAGTGAGGAATGTTATTACCTCAACTGGTAGTGACATCGACAACGTCCTTGAGGTCGGCAGAAGAAAGATGGCATATCCGATCAGCAAACAGACGATCGGTTCTTACGCTCACATCGAATTCAATGCAGAGGCTTCTGTTATTGCAGGGATCGAAAAGGCCTTCCGTTACGACGAAAACATTCTTCGTTTCCTCATTATTCAGCTCAGCAGCCCTGTGCTCGAAATGCGTAAAAGAGTTGAGAAGTACAGTGTTGTCATCGGCAGTCCTGAAGATCAGATCAGTGAAGAGCAGCAGAATGCTGGTAATGAATAG
- a CDS encoding DUF3856 domain-containing protein has protein sequence MKPLKEVAMSYMALSEAQKKLEEGAYGEAAAESSKAMDFSKTMPPGETFDHEGFDALCYAVLASARAGLGEYDACLEAAGRALHYFNRRGELQQDEGKQWIAVVFSRGVAFHETGVYDEALKNLNMAGEMITERKGELPGKETMLKEIERRKTMLLEGEKSQRKPGYKAWWEFWS, from the coding sequence ATGAAACCTCTCAAAGAAGTTGCCATGTCCTACATGGCGCTGAGCGAGGCACAGAAGAAACTTGAAGAAGGAGCCTATGGCGAAGCTGCCGCGGAGTCGTCGAAAGCTATGGATTTTTCAAAAACCATGCCGCCCGGCGAAACTTTCGATCATGAGGGTTTCGATGCGCTCTGTTATGCCGTTCTTGCTTCAGCCCGCGCAGGGCTTGGAGAGTATGATGCATGCCTTGAAGCAGCCGGACGAGCGCTGCATTATTTCAACCGCAGGGGCGAGCTTCAGCAGGATGAGGGGAAGCAGTGGATTGCCGTGGTGTTCAGTCGCGGTGTCGCTTTTCATGAGACGGGCGTCTATGATGAGGCTTTGAAAAATCTCAACATGGCGGGGGAAATGATCACTGAACGCAAAGGGGAGTTGCCGGGAAAAGAGACAATGCTCAAGGAGATCGAACGGCGGAAGACCATGCTTCTTGAAGGGGAAAAGTCTCAACGAAAACCCGGATATAAGGCGTGGTGGGAGTTCTGGTCATAG
- a CDS encoding PHP domain-containing protein yields the protein MQQWLYCDFHIHTTWSDGEYSIDEVVALYGEAGFDVIAITDHVLDSESISRSGKPVSDLWVMNKDEFSSYQEALWRAARKAWEQYAMLLIPGVELTNNTDRYHILALDIKEYISPDLSVEEIIECIRRQQGISVACHPYFRNHSGDDPSFYLWENHERFATLFDAWEVANRDDLFNVVGLKKFNYIASSDFHEKRHLHSWKTLLQCEKNVESVKDAIRKNDRVSLFLYRGGKIQE from the coding sequence ATGCAACAATGGCTCTACTGTGATTTTCACATCCATACAACATGGAGTGATGGGGAGTATTCGATTGACGAGGTGGTTGCACTCTACGGGGAGGCCGGGTTTGATGTGATCGCCATTACCGATCATGTGCTCGACAGTGAAAGCATCAGTAGATCGGGAAAACCGGTTTCTGACCTCTGGGTTATGAACAAGGATGAATTCAGCTCCTATCAGGAAGCTCTCTGGAGGGCGGCAAGAAAAGCCTGGGAGCAGTATGCCATGCTCTTGATTCCCGGCGTCGAGCTGACGAACAATACCGATCGTTATCACATTCTCGCCCTCGATATCAAGGAGTACATCTCTCCCGATCTTTCCGTCGAGGAGATTATAGAGTGCATCAGAAGGCAGCAGGGGATATCGGTTGCATGTCACCCCTATTTCCGAAACCATTCCGGCGACGACCCGTCATTCTATCTCTGGGAAAATCATGAACGATTTGCAACCCTCTTCGACGCGTGGGAGGTCGCAAACCGCGACGATCTCTTCAATGTGGTCGGTCTGAAAAAGTTCAACTACATCGCCAGCTCCGATTTTCACGAAAAACGCCATCTACACTCATGGAAAACGCTCCTGCAGTGCGAAAAAAATGTCGAATCGGTCAAAGATGCCATCCGCAAGAATGACCGGGTGTCGCTTTTTCTCTATCGGGGCGGGAAGATACAAGAGTAG
- a CDS encoding glycosyltransferase family 9 protein → MNPLKSILVIRLSSIGDIILTTPLLRRLKQRFSNAQIDYCTKAPFFPLLEHSPWVSTICTPEDLPRGSYDLVVDLQNNRRSASLVRQLKARRIVRYRKHNWKKFLLVRTGLNPYRSVDAVVDRYQAGLKAFGVEDDPAGCELWPGDSERDYAASVLSSATLSLAVCCGAKHYTKRYPPEKFAAVLQSLLQRLPLKIVLLGGAEDSGHAAAILEHLSPEHCSLIEDLSGACTLMQTAALLQRCDAVLTNDTGLMHMASAFGRHLFVLFGSSVREFGFLPYHAPYTLFEVAGLTCRPCSHIGRDRCPKGHFRCMNDISDNSVATALIDHFRSMRYP, encoded by the coding sequence ATGAACCCATTGAAATCCATTCTCGTCATCCGCCTGAGTTCAATAGGCGATATCATTCTTACGACACCGCTTCTGCGTCGTTTGAAGCAGCGATTCAGCAATGCACAGATCGATTACTGTACAAAAGCTCCGTTTTTTCCTCTGCTTGAGCATTCACCGTGGGTGAGCACGATCTGCACGCCGGAAGATCTTCCCCGGGGCTCGTATGATCTTGTCGTGGACCTTCAGAATAACCGGCGTTCAGCCTCGCTGGTCCGTCAGCTGAAAGCTCGGCGAATCGTTCGCTACCGGAAGCACAACTGGAAAAAATTTCTGCTTGTCCGTACCGGGTTGAACCCCTACCGTTCAGTGGATGCAGTTGTCGATCGCTACCAGGCTGGTCTTAAGGCGTTCGGGGTTGAGGATGATCCGGCAGGTTGTGAACTCTGGCCTGGAGACAGTGAGCGAGACTATGCCGCTTCGGTGCTTTCATCCGCCACGTTATCGCTGGCGGTGTGTTGTGGGGCGAAGCATTATACCAAACGATATCCTCCGGAAAAATTTGCCGCAGTTCTCCAGTCGCTCTTACAGCGTTTGCCGTTGAAGATTGTTCTGCTGGGGGGGGCAGAAGACAGCGGGCATGCTGCTGCAATTCTTGAGCATCTGTCACCGGAGCACTGCTCCCTGATTGAAGATCTTTCGGGTGCGTGCACGTTGATGCAAACGGCGGCGCTGTTGCAACGCTGCGATGCTGTGCTCACCAACGATACCGGTCTGATGCATATGGCATCGGCTTTCGGCAGGCACCTTTTCGTTCTTTTCGGTTCATCGGTCAGGGAGTTCGGCTTTCTGCCCTACCATGCCCCGTATACGCTTTTCGAGGTTGCAGGGCTCACCTGCCGTCCCTGTTCGCATATCGGCAGAGATCGATGCCCCAAAGGGCATTTTCGCTGCATGAACGATATTTCGGATAATTCAGTTGCAACCGCGCTTATCGATCATTTCAGAAGTATGAGGTACCCATGA
- the rpsR gene encoding 30S ribosomal protein S18, which yields MKQKRTSVSMSKSIGNALASKKKVSKNQVVFFDYRDERKLKRFINDQGKIIPRRITGLSAKEQNLLTHSVKWARFLAIIPYVADEYK from the coding sequence ATGAAACAAAAACGTACAAGCGTATCGATGAGCAAGTCGATCGGAAATGCGCTGGCATCAAAGAAGAAAGTATCAAAGAATCAGGTTGTCTTTTTTGACTATCGTGACGAGAGAAAGCTGAAACGGTTCATCAACGATCAGGGAAAAATTATTCCCCGTCGCATTACCGGGCTGTCAGCCAAAGAGCAGAATCTTCTGACCCACTCTGTCAAATGGGCAAGATTTCTCGCCATTATCCCTTACGTGGCTGATGAGTATAAATAA
- a CDS encoding acyl-CoA thioesterase: MDGYTFFLPMSVRDYECDIQGIVNNSVYQNYLEHTRHEYLKSVGIDFKAYALEGINLVVVRAELDYRFPLESGDAFLVGLNLTRTSRLKFTFHQDIYRERDRRLILNAKITGTALNERGRPEIPPALDRLMA; the protein is encoded by the coding sequence ATGGATGGGTATACTTTTTTTCTCCCGATGAGTGTAAGGGACTACGAGTGCGATATTCAGGGGATCGTTAACAACAGCGTTTATCAGAATTATCTCGAACATACACGTCACGAGTATCTTAAATCGGTCGGTATCGATTTCAAGGCTTATGCTTTAGAGGGCATTAATCTTGTCGTTGTTCGCGCGGAACTGGATTATCGGTTCCCGCTCGAAAGCGGTGATGCTTTTCTTGTCGGTCTGAACCTGACGCGAACGTCGCGGTTGAAGTTTACATTTCATCAGGATATCTATCGTGAGCGGGACCGCAGACTGATTCTGAATGCAAAAATTACCGGCACCGCCCTCAATGAGCGGGGGCGTCCGGAGATACCTCCGGCGCTTGATCGTCTTATGGCGTAA
- the rplI gene encoding 50S ribosomal protein L9: MKVILRKNVASLGDAGEVVDVKNGYANNYLIPQGMAARATDGALKALETERKQQARKIEQQRVAARAIAEKIQQMTLKVPARAGESGKLFGTVTSVNIADALKVEGVDVDRRKITLDAPIRALGNYEAEVKLFMDVSATIKVTVEAEG; the protein is encoded by the coding sequence GTGAAAGTCATTTTAAGAAAAAATGTGGCCTCTCTGGGTGATGCAGGTGAAGTCGTTGACGTGAAAAACGGCTACGCGAATAACTACCTCATCCCGCAGGGAATGGCAGCCAGAGCAACAGACGGTGCCCTGAAAGCACTTGAAACGGAAAGAAAACAGCAGGCAAGAAAGATCGAGCAGCAGAGAGTCGCTGCCCGTGCGATAGCCGAAAAGATTCAGCAGATGACCCTTAAGGTGCCGGCCAGGGCAGGGGAATCCGGCAAACTGTTCGGAACCGTCACATCGGTCAATATCGCTGATGCACTCAAAGTCGAAGGGGTCGATGTTGATCGCCGTAAAATCACCCTCGATGCTCCTATCAGAGCTCTTGGCAATTACGAGGCAGAAGTCAAACTCTTCATGGATGTTTCGGCGACGATCAAAGTTACTGTTGAAGCCGAAGGGTAA
- a CDS encoding YiiX/YebB-like N1pC/P60 family cysteine hydrolase has protein sequence MKSVRFVVAAVLLLMLPFRTAFCAAQRGSLDILEAVVNEGDVILRYGNGFWSPFFRDVSPREKRFSHVGIVVRQDGLVCVVHASAYDFSGIGQVSCEPLRDFLHDATDFAVYRFDGASGVRERIAGVALSFVGRQFDPLFELGDARRLYCSELVMHALNISTGRKVVVPVAINGCEIVTIDNCYADGRFFSVADKRQFDGAP, from the coding sequence ATGAAGAGTGTACGCTTCGTTGTTGCCGCCGTGTTGTTGTTGATGTTGCCGTTTCGTACCGCTTTTTGTGCAGCGCAACGCGGCTCTCTCGATATCCTTGAAGCTGTCGTCAACGAGGGGGATGTGATTCTTCGCTATGGCAACGGATTCTGGTCTCCGTTTTTTCGGGATGTGTCGCCGCGCGAAAAGCGTTTTTCGCATGTCGGTATAGTGGTTCGACAGGATGGCCTTGTCTGCGTGGTTCATGCGTCGGCATACGATTTTAGCGGGATCGGTCAGGTGTCGTGTGAGCCTCTTCGGGATTTTCTTCATGATGCGACAGATTTTGCGGTCTACCGGTTTGACGGGGCTTCAGGGGTCAGAGAGCGTATCGCCGGGGTTGCACTCTCATTTGTCGGCCGTCAGTTTGACCCTCTCTTTGAGCTTGGCGATGCCCGTCGCCTCTACTGCAGCGAACTGGTTATGCATGCGCTCAATATCTCCACGGGTCGGAAGGTTGTCGTTCCGGTTGCGATCAATGGTTGTGAGATTGTGACAATCGACAACTGTTATGCGGACGGTCGTTTTTTTTCTGTTGCCGACAAACGGCAGTTTGATGGGGCTCCGTAG
- a CDS encoding Fur family transcriptional regulator: MNQERSGKPYRNSRQRTRLLEILRSTDSHPTAAWLYDQLKPEFPALSLGTVYRNLTTLIDQGLAKKIDSGSTFDRFEAKTTPHYHLICRTCGSITDFEKPLFTDLNEVVSSSTDFVIESHRIDFYGICPLCRKENRNHS, encoded by the coding sequence GTGAATCAGGAACGATCAGGAAAACCCTACCGCAACAGCCGCCAAAGAACGCGACTGCTGGAGATACTGCGCTCGACCGACAGCCATCCCACTGCAGCCTGGCTTTACGATCAGCTCAAACCGGAATTTCCAGCCCTCAGCCTCGGCACCGTTTACAGAAACCTCACGACTCTTATCGATCAGGGACTTGCAAAGAAGATCGACTCCGGCAGCACATTCGACCGATTCGAAGCCAAAACAACGCCCCACTACCACCTTATCTGCAGAACGTGCGGCAGTATCACCGATTTCGAGAAACCACTCTTTACCGATCTCAATGAAGTCGTCAGCAGCTCAACTGATTTTGTTATAGAATCGCACCGGATTGATTTTTACGGTATCTGCCCTCTATGCAGAAAAGAAAACAGGAATCATTCTTGA
- a CDS encoding exodeoxyribonuclease III, protein MKIATWNVNGIRARKSALYDWVVGTMPDILILQELKADEESIPDEILSLEGYSKFWNGSTFKKGYSGVGMLVRDDLNGNDGCYHYEIPDFDIENRTVVLHGRGFSLIGTYVPRGEGDAHYGVKLNYLEGVATYIGGLLDEGREIILTGDMNVAHTALDVHHSQNKPGAVGLRAEERSALDRQLQLGLHDIMRERHPGREGLYTWWPYWKGARERNLGWRIDCFYLSGGLLSQVQDVVVDIEEKSSDHAPVILDILALS, encoded by the coding sequence ATGAAAATTGCTACTTGGAACGTCAACGGGATCAGGGCGAGAAAATCAGCGCTCTACGACTGGGTTGTCGGGACGATGCCTGATATCCTGATTCTCCAGGAACTCAAGGCTGACGAGGAGAGTATCCCCGATGAGATTCTGTCGCTTGAGGGATATAGCAAATTCTGGAACGGTTCGACCTTTAAAAAAGGCTATAGCGGGGTCGGCATGCTTGTTCGTGACGATCTCAACGGCAACGACGGGTGCTATCACTATGAGATTCCTGATTTTGATATCGAGAACCGGACCGTTGTTCTGCACGGCCGGGGATTTTCCCTGATCGGGACCTATGTGCCGAGGGGCGAGGGGGATGCGCACTATGGGGTTAAGCTGAACTATCTGGAAGGCGTAGCGACCTATATCGGCGGACTGCTTGATGAAGGGAGGGAAATTATTCTGACGGGCGATATGAATGTTGCCCATACCGCTCTCGATGTGCACCATTCTCAGAACAAACCCGGTGCTGTCGGGCTCAGGGCGGAAGAACGATCAGCTCTGGACCGTCAGTTGCAACTCGGTCTGCACGATATTATGCGGGAACGACATCCCGGAAGAGAGGGACTCTATACCTGGTGGCCTTACTGGAAAGGAGCACGAGAGCGTAATCTCGGCTGGCGTATCGATTGCTTCTATCTCTCCGGAGGACTGCTCAGCCAAGTTCAGGATGTCGTTGTCGATATCGAGGAAAAAAGCTCGGACCATGCCCCGGTGATTCTCGATATTCTGGCTCTTTCATGA
- a CDS encoding DUF6858 family protein: MRQTLFQEKYPIYTLEIDKSETSFTSVDSIIEHLKGKIDAHPVVAYIGVFDHYAHTSGLKDGLINEKILAAKNLLFCFGKELPSPAVLAVRPRSIGVAEMESAFVITFLEAPNPAANEAMEAWAIGLKNT; the protein is encoded by the coding sequence ATGAGGCAAACTCTATTTCAGGAAAAATATCCTATTTACACCCTTGAGATTGACAAAAGCGAGACTTCGTTTACGTCTGTCGACAGTATTATCGAGCATCTGAAGGGTAAGATTGATGCGCATCCGGTGGTCGCCTATATAGGCGTTTTTGATCATTACGCTCATACCTCCGGTCTGAAAGATGGCCTCATCAATGAAAAAATCCTGGCGGCAAAGAATCTCCTCTTCTGTTTCGGCAAAGAGCTTCCAAGCCCGGCAGTGCTTGCTGTTCGTCCCCGTTCAATCGGTGTGGCTGAAATGGAAAGCGCTTTTGTGATCACCTTTCTTGAGGCACCTAATCCTGCGGCAAACGAAGCTATGGAAGCCTGGGCGATTGGATTGAAGAACACGTAG
- the katG gene encoding catalase/peroxidase HPI, with protein sequence MSEQSRCPVTGRTADSPATGSGLSNRDWWPNQLHLDMLHQHSSLVNPMGEGFRYKEEFGKLDLKEVKKDLYALMTDSQEWWPADYGHYGGLFIRMAWHSAGTYRTSDGRGGGGTGNQRFAPLNSWPDNANLDKARRLLWPIKQKYGKKISWADLMILAGNCALESMGFKTFGFGGGRVDIWEPEEDIYWGKEVEWLGNKRYSGERDLENPLAAVQMGLIYVNPEGPDGKPDPVAAGRDIRETFARMAMNDEETVALVAGGHTFGKCHGVGDPKLVGPEPEAADIEEQGLGWKSGYGIGKGDETMTSGLEGAWTPDPIHWDMGYLGMLFRYEWELTKSPAGAWQWKPKDVAEEDLAPAAHDPSKRVPTMMTTADLAMRMDPIYGPISQRYYEHPDQFADAFARAWFKLTHRDMGPHSRYLGAEVPAEELIWQDPVPALDHDLIDAEEIAELKKRLLASGLSIPELVSTAWASASTFRGSDKRGGANGARIRLAPQKDWEVNQPEQLQRVLHKLEEIRNTFNGEQSGNKQVSLADMIVLGGCAAVEEAAGKAGTGVTVPFTPGRTDALQEQTDTESFSVLEPLADGFRNYMKKKYSVSAEEMLVDRSQLLTLTAPEMTVLLGGLRVLGANFQQSPHGVFTTQPETLTNDYFVNLLDMGTEWKPLSKEQDTFEGRDRKTGEPRWTATRVDLIFGSNSRLRAIAEVYGSDDAQEKFVHDFVAAWDKVMNLDRFDLG encoded by the coding sequence ATGAGTGAACAAAGCAGGTGCCCTGTAACGGGCAGAACAGCCGACAGTCCCGCCACAGGCAGTGGTCTGTCGAACCGTGACTGGTGGCCGAACCAGTTGCATCTTGATATGCTTCATCAGCACTCCTCACTCGTCAATCCCATGGGTGAAGGGTTCAGGTACAAAGAGGAATTCGGAAAACTCGACCTGAAAGAGGTGAAAAAAGACCTCTATGCGTTGATGACCGATTCGCAGGAGTGGTGGCCGGCAGACTACGGTCATTACGGAGGCCTCTTTATCCGGATGGCATGGCACAGTGCGGGAACCTATCGCACCAGCGATGGCCGCGGCGGAGGAGGCACAGGCAATCAACGCTTCGCTCCGCTCAACAGCTGGCCCGACAACGCGAACCTCGACAAGGCTCGCCGACTGCTCTGGCCGATCAAGCAAAAATATGGAAAAAAAATCTCCTGGGCCGACCTCATGATTCTTGCAGGCAACTGCGCACTGGAATCGATGGGGTTCAAGACCTTCGGGTTCGGCGGAGGACGCGTAGACATCTGGGAGCCGGAAGAGGATATTTACTGGGGTAAAGAGGTCGAGTGGCTCGGCAACAAACGCTACAGCGGGGAACGCGATCTTGAAAACCCGCTGGCCGCCGTGCAGATGGGGCTGATCTACGTCAATCCCGAAGGGCCGGACGGCAAACCGGACCCCGTTGCCGCGGGCAGGGACATCCGCGAAACCTTCGCGCGCATGGCCATGAACGACGAAGAGACCGTCGCGCTCGTCGCCGGCGGACACACGTTTGGCAAGTGCCACGGCGTCGGTGATCCGAAGCTCGTAGGCCCCGAACCCGAAGCCGCCGACATTGAAGAGCAGGGGCTTGGCTGGAAAAGCGGCTACGGCATCGGCAAAGGTGACGAAACCATGACCAGCGGCCTCGAAGGCGCATGGACGCCCGACCCGATCCACTGGGACATGGGCTACCTCGGCATGCTGTTCCGCTACGAGTGGGAACTGACCAAAAGCCCTGCCGGCGCATGGCAGTGGAAGCCGAAGGATGTTGCCGAAGAAGACCTTGCACCTGCAGCCCACGATCCATCGAAACGGGTTCCGACCATGATGACCACCGCCGACCTGGCGATGCGCATGGACCCGATCTACGGGCCGATCTCGCAGCGCTACTATGAGCATCCCGACCAGTTCGCCGACGCCTTCGCAAGAGCATGGTTTAAGCTGACCCATCGCGACATGGGGCCCCACTCACGCTATCTTGGCGCAGAGGTTCCGGCGGAAGAACTGATCTGGCAGGACCCTGTACCAGCTCTGGATCATGACCTGATCGACGCAGAGGAGATTGCAGAACTCAAAAAGCGCCTCCTTGCCTCCGGCCTCTCGATCCCGGAACTGGTCTCTACAGCATGGGCATCGGCGTCGACATTCCGTGGCTCCGACAAACGAGGCGGTGCCAACGGTGCGCGCATCCGGCTCGCTCCGCAAAAAGACTGGGAAGTCAACCAGCCGGAACAACTGCAACGGGTACTGCACAAACTCGAGGAAATCCGCAATACCTTCAACGGTGAGCAGTCGGGCAACAAGCAGGTTTCACTTGCCGACATGATCGTGCTGGGCGGATGCGCAGCTGTCGAAGAAGCGGCCGGAAAAGCCGGTACCGGCGTGACCGTGCCCTTCACGCCGGGCCGCACGGATGCTTTGCAGGAGCAGACCGACACGGAGTCGTTCTCCGTGCTCGAACCGCTCGCCGACGGATTCCGCAACTACATGAAAAAGAAATACAGCGTATCCGCGGAGGAGATGCTCGTCGACCGCTCGCAGCTGCTGACCCTCACCGCGCCCGAGATGACCGTGCTTCTCGGAGGCCTGCGTGTGCTCGGCGCCAATTTCCAGCAATCGCCACATGGCGTCTTCACCACACAGCCGGAAACGCTGACGAATGACTACTTCGTCAATCTGCTTGATATGGGCACCGAGTGGAAACCGCTCTCAAAAGAACAGGACACATTCGAAGGCCGCGACCGCAAAACAGGCGAACCCAGGTGGACCGCCACCCGCGTCGACCTCATCTTCGGCTCCAACTCCCGCCTTCGTGCCATTGCCGAAGTCTATGGAAGCGACGACGCACAGGAGAAGTTCGTGCACGACTTCGTTGCCGCATGGGACAAGGTCATGAACCTCGACCGCTTCGACCTCGGTTAA